DNA sequence from the Chitinophaga flava genome:
CTGACACGGCTTAAAAATGCGGAGTTACTCACCTATAGATGGGTTGAAAGCAGCTCCGGCCCGCCCCGGAAATATTTTTCCATGACCGAAAAAGGCGAAACGTTTTATAAGGAACTGGAAAGCACCTGGAACGAACTGGCCAATGCGGTCCATCAACTCACACAGAACAGCTCAGCTGTGTAGCGATATACCTAAACCTAAAATCTAAAAGAACCAACAAATGAAAAAGATTATTAACATAAACCTGTCGAGTCGGCTCATTCCCATTGAGGATAGTGCTTACGAGATGCTGCGTCAGTATCTGGACAGTCTGAAATCATATTTTTCAAAAGAAGATGGAGGCGACGAAATTGTGGCTGACATTGAAAGCCGTATCGCTGAGCTGTTCCAGGACAAACTGAAAAAAGGTGCTCACTGCATTACCGATGAGGACATCGTGGCTGTAAAAGCCTCTATGGGCACACCTGAGCAGTTTGATGATGCTCCCGATAGCAGCAAAAAACAGTCTCAGACAAATGATAATGCTGAAGCGTATATGCCCCGTCCGCGTAAACGCCTCTACCGTGATCCGGAAAATAAAGTGCTGAGTGGTGTTTGTAGCGGTCTGGGTGCCTATTTCAACGTAGACCCGGTGATCTTCCGTATCATCTTCGCCCTCCTGGCCATCGGAGGCTTCGGTTCCGGCGTATTGGTGTACTTTATCCTCTGGGTAGCTACACCTTCTGCTGACACCACTGCTGAAAAACTGGAAATGAGAGGCGAAAAGGTGGACCTCAACAACATCAAAACCACCATTCAGGAAGAACTGAATAACATGAAGAGCCAAATGAAAAACGTAGGAAATGATTTCCGAAATTTTTCTCAGGGCCGCGGAAAACAAGTAGGTAATGACCTCGAACGCTTTTTTATGAACCTTGCAAAAGGGCTCGGAAATGTCGTGATGTTTGTTACCAAAGGATTCTTTTACTTTCTGGCAGTAGTGATCCTGATCTGCCTGATCGTAACGGGCGTAGCGATCGCTATCTCTTCCGCGGCCCTGTTTCCCTTAAAAGGTCTGTTACTCAGCACACCCACACAGAGCTACCTTTTCTGGCCGGCCATTGGGTTGTTACTGGGAATACCGGTAGTGGCACTGCTGATCTTCATCGTTCGTAAGCTCACCGGTATCAAACAAGGCAGCCGTTATGCCGGATATACCCTGATGTTCCTCTGGTTACTGGGACTGGCTTTGGGTGCCATCGTTGTTACCTCTGTAGCAAAAGACTTCAGAAGACGCAGCAGCGTACCTGCAGAAGTGGTGGCCATCAAGCAGCCTTCCAACAACAAGCTGGTTCTCCGCGTAGCTCCGGGTGGTCTCAGCCATGATAACTTTTCCTGGTTCGATGACAACCTGCTGGTAGCCGACGATACCATCATGATCAACCTGGTAAAACTCAGGATCGAAAAAAGCCAGACAGATAGCTTTAGTGTACAGCTGTACCGCTTCTCCCAGGGTCGTACCCTGCAGCAGGCAAATAAGTATGCAACGGATATCCAGTTCAACATTAAACAGGATGATTCCGTGCTGTACATTCCGGATGGTTTCTCCCTGCCACTGCACTCTAAATTCCGTGGTCAGCGTTTGCTGATGGTGGTAAAAGTACCGGTAGGTAAAAACATCGAAATAGGAGACGAGATCTACCGCCATTTCTCTTTCGATAAATACGGCCGCCGGTATAATAGTGGTGATGACTGGTTTATCGGTATCGATTCCGACGATTGGGATGACAGAAGCGGTTCCAGCACCCTGAAAATGACGCCATCAGGAATTTCTGATGAATCAGCTGAAAAGTCCTCAGAAACAAAAATCAGCCGGGATTCTGCAGAAGCTGTCTACCACTATAAAGGTAATGACACCATTCGCAAGTAGTTATATATTCTCAGCTAATCAAATAAGAACGGGGCTGACCTTTTAAGGTCAGCCCCGCTTCTTTTTTCCCGATCCGATCATTACCCAGGCCGATTAATGTTTAACTTTGTGTATTCGGCATATAATATTAAAAAATAGGATAAGATAAGGATGCAGGCACCTATAAACATCGCGCTGGTAGGAAATCCGAATAGTGGAAAAAGCTCCCTTTTTAACGCACTGACCGGGTTAAATCAGAAAGTAAGCAACTTCCCCGGAGTAACGGTAGATAAGAAAACCGGAACGGCAACCATCGTTCCCGGGCTTTCGACCAACATTATTGACCTTCCGGGTACCTACAGCCTGTACCCTAAAAGTGCCGATGAGTACGTAACCTACGATGTGCTGATCAATCCAAGCAATGAAG
Encoded proteins:
- a CDS encoding PspC domain-containing protein; protein product: MKKIININLSSRLIPIEDSAYEMLRQYLDSLKSYFSKEDGGDEIVADIESRIAELFQDKLKKGAHCITDEDIVAVKASMGTPEQFDDAPDSSKKQSQTNDNAEAYMPRPRKRLYRDPENKVLSGVCSGLGAYFNVDPVIFRIIFALLAIGGFGSGVLVYFILWVATPSADTTAEKLEMRGEKVDLNNIKTTIQEELNNMKSQMKNVGNDFRNFSQGRGKQVGNDLERFFMNLAKGLGNVVMFVTKGFFYFLAVVILICLIVTGVAIAISSAALFPLKGLLLSTPTQSYLFWPAIGLLLGIPVVALLIFIVRKLTGIKQGSRYAGYTLMFLWLLGLALGAIVVTSVAKDFRRRSSVPAEVVAIKQPSNNKLVLRVAPGGLSHDNFSWFDDNLLVADDTIMINLVKLRIEKSQTDSFSVQLYRFSQGRTLQQANKYATDIQFNIKQDDSVLYIPDGFSLPLHSKFRGQRLLMVVKVPVGKNIEIGDEIYRHFSFDKYGRRYNSGDDWFIGIDSDDWDDRSGSSTLKMTPSGISDESAEKSSETKISRDSAEAVYHYKGNDTIRK
- a CDS encoding PadR family transcriptional regulator, coding for MNIDNTQSQMRKGVLEFCILSVIKQGEAYPSDIIEKMKEAKLDILEGTLYPLLTRLKNAELLTYRWVESSSGPPRKYFSMTEKGETFYKELESTWNELANAVHQLTQNSSAV